From one Bacteroides fragilis NCTC 9343 genomic stretch:
- a CDS encoding TonB-dependent receptor, with translation MMKNQKRAVCLLACLLIAGFTAAQEKKESAQTASGSKEEGNRNVMLNASSANGPREISIGLPGGDVNVLENGLPVVYTSNPHNVNTHWRGDSSLGHVGLLKISETAITTGNIGYAVNSFTQLGTEKFRGIVNYSTNHFGKQQFDANISGGMGKGWFYSGSVYQNFDPGSFKLRFTSNQDRTQIYKAALTKNYNEGRGQLSAIYHYSNSRWPSNEVTSAPFIYVGDGSVKEIPGFSLGTSSYLPTTGEMLYRDMRTGELKETNLYDATLNRGNQLTLLNTYTWDNGLNWKINLKYDHALGSYVYQTPMAMEQKDASAGYYLKAVDGTLKPYEGYVQSRMSCLNRGKIDEFFATSELSRSYRNTTWRIGVNEWHYKVDYASNTTMYDHTVGEYPERLVREGNTDGVYYDFNKNASEYYKGHENKLAVYATHDWDISPKWNVYYGARLEWQHLEGENAAVYDAEGNAVGRFPDYYLGAVSDKGVRITPRLFDYDWMNMAFTAAATYKLTREFGFTADFTYNTQRPGLSNFAPATMPNTDKISVPLGRAGVYYNTDWISLTSLFSYISKTNNNSTLNLINPNDQTEILAAPLSYDIQTIGWTTDAVIKPFKGFNFHFLFTYQSPTYKKYETSVTFKDGTVGEIDATGNIVTEIPKVLVELDPSYNITNDLRVWASFRYFSKTYANIKNAYYFNGRWETFGGINWTVNKHLALSATVINFLNQTGAKGSIAGAELVDKKDAASYNGHWMAGSYIRPFTVELAASIRF, from the coding sequence ATGATGAAGAACCAGAAAAGGGCTGTTTGCTTGCTGGCTTGCTTGCTGATAGCGGGCTTCACAGCTGCACAGGAAAAGAAAGAATCTGCTCAAACAGCTTCCGGATCAAAGGAAGAAGGCAATCGTAATGTTATGCTGAACGCTTCGAGCGCCAATGGTCCCCGCGAAATCTCTATCGGCTTGCCGGGTGGAGACGTAAATGTACTCGAAAACGGACTCCCCGTAGTCTATACCTCTAATCCGCATAATGTAAATACGCACTGGCGTGGAGACAGCAGTCTCGGGCACGTCGGGTTGCTCAAAATCTCCGAAACCGCCATTACTACCGGCAATATCGGTTATGCTGTAAACTCTTTCACCCAGTTGGGAACAGAAAAGTTTCGTGGAATCGTCAATTATAGTACCAATCACTTTGGCAAGCAGCAGTTCGATGCTAATATCAGCGGTGGTATGGGGAAAGGATGGTTCTACAGTGGAAGCGTTTACCAAAATTTTGATCCGGGCAGTTTCAAACTGCGTTTTACATCGAATCAGGACCGTACTCAAATCTATAAAGCAGCCCTGACCAAGAATTATAATGAAGGACGCGGACAGCTGTCGGCTATCTATCACTACAGCAACAGCCGTTGGCCAAGCAACGAAGTGACTTCGGCCCCTTTCATCTATGTAGGCGACGGTAGCGTGAAAGAAATACCGGGATTCAGCCTCGGAACAAGTTCCTATCTGCCTACAACGGGCGAAATGCTCTACCGTGACATGCGTACGGGTGAACTGAAGGAGACCAATCTTTATGATGCCACTTTGAATAGAGGAAACCAGTTGACCTTGCTCAACACGTACACCTGGGATAATGGCCTGAACTGGAAGATCAATCTGAAGTATGATCATGCCTTGGGTTCGTATGTCTACCAGACTCCAATGGCCATGGAACAGAAAGATGCCTCTGCCGGTTACTACCTGAAAGCGGTAGACGGTACATTGAAACCGTATGAAGGATATGTGCAGAGCCGCATGTCTTGCCTTAACCGGGGAAAAATCGATGAGTTTTTCGCTACCTCCGAACTCTCCCGTTCCTATCGTAATACGACCTGGAGAATCGGAGTGAACGAATGGCACTATAAGGTGGATTATGCTTCGAATACTACCATGTACGATCATACGGTAGGGGAGTATCCCGAACGTCTGGTACGTGAAGGGAATACAGATGGTGTATATTACGATTTCAATAAGAATGCTTCGGAATATTATAAAGGACATGAAAACAAACTGGCTGTTTATGCCACTCACGATTGGGATATTTCGCCCAAGTGGAACGTGTATTATGGCGCCCGTCTGGAATGGCAGCACCTGGAAGGTGAAAATGCGGCTGTATACGATGCCGAAGGGAATGCCGTAGGCCGTTTCCCGGATTATTACCTGGGAGCTGTGTCCGATAAAGGAGTCAGGATCACTCCCCGTCTTTTCGACTACGACTGGATGAACATGGCCTTTACTGCCGCCGCTACTTATAAGCTGACCCGTGAATTTGGTTTTACCGCCGATTTCACTTACAACACACAGCGTCCCGGCTTGTCGAACTTTGCACCGGCCACTATGCCCAATACCGATAAAATCTCTGTTCCCCTGGGACGTGCCGGGGTCTATTATAACACCGATTGGATCAGTCTGACCTCTCTGTTCTCTTATATCTCGAAGACGAATAACAACTCGACACTGAACCTGATTAATCCGAATGACCAGACTGAGATTCTCGCCGCCCCGTTGAGTTATGACATCCAAACCATCGGCTGGACGACGGATGCAGTGATCAAGCCGTTTAAGGGCTTCAACTTCCACTTCTTGTTCACTTATCAAAGTCCGACTTACAAGAAGTATGAAACGAGTGTGACCTTTAAAGACGGTACGGTGGGGGAGATCGATGCCACAGGGAATATTGTGACGGAGATTCCGAAAGTGCTTGTCGAACTGGATCCCAGCTATAACATCACGAATGATCTCAGAGTCTGGGCCAGCTTCCGCTACTTCAGCAAGACGTATGCCAACATTAAAAATGCTTACTATTTCAACGGACGCTGGGAAACCTTCGGAGGTATCAACTGGACGGTGAACAAGCATCTTGCGTTGAGTGCCACGGTTATCAATTTCCTGAATCAGACCGGGGCTAAAGGAAGCATTGCCGGTGCCGAACTGGTGGACAAAAAAGATGCGGCATCTTATAACGGTCATTGGATGGCGGGCAGTTATATTCGTCCGTTTACCGTGGAGCTGGCTGCCAGTATCCGCTTCTGA
- a CDS encoding helix-turn-helix domain-containing protein, whose amino-acid sequence MKKSNIYIGEVIKQVIAEKQVTKAELARRLGVKPQSVDYLLTRKSIDTDTLYSLSLALDYDFAVLYSIKKEHALATDEESPFKVGNAKISLEIELRPDEMLKLNLKQKIADLLEGKGK is encoded by the coding sequence ATGAAAAAGAGTAATATATACATAGGTGAAGTGATAAAACAGGTCATAGCCGAAAAGCAGGTGACAAAGGCCGAGCTTGCCCGTAGGTTGGGGGTAAAACCACAGAGTGTGGACTATCTGCTGACACGGAAAAGTATCGATACGGATACCCTGTATAGCTTGTCGTTGGCGCTGGATTATGATTTCGCTGTTTTATATTCCATAAAGAAAGAGCATGCCCTTGCTACGGACGAAGAGTCTCCGTTTAAAGTGGGAAATGCAAAGATCAGTTTAGAGATCGAGTTGCGTCCCGATGAAATGTTGAAACTGAACCTGAAACAGAAGATTGCAGACTTGTTGGAAGGAAAGGGAAAGTGA
- a CDS encoding BT1926 family outer membrane beta-barrel protein, with protein sequence MKIKRLLVLAVLPMLCLAVNAQNSSKDNTPKKGDFTVAATVGYNSYTSVTAPSGLLTDYEVRALSTNWADKKLMVGFEGGWFFKDQWKLNLGGGVSFTNNPGYPAVPGTIDDSNKNNSADENMGEIPNYRAVADAQSFAYNVSAGVDRYFNIKRVPNLMWYTGIRVGFAYGENEMKYDEETSMGKSIAESWNLRGALTIGVDYFVLPALYIGAQIDPFAYTYNKTTYNPQAGLGDLSADSHNYSVLAAPTFKIGFKF encoded by the coding sequence ATGAAAATAAAAAGACTTTTAGTGTTGGCCGTTCTACCCATGCTGTGTCTTGCAGTGAATGCACAGAACTCCAGTAAAGACAATACTCCTAAAAAAGGAGACTTTACGGTAGCAGCTACTGTTGGATACAATAGTTACACAAGTGTCACAGCCCCTTCGGGGCTGCTGACTGACTATGAAGTCAGAGCGCTCTCTACCAACTGGGCAGACAAAAAGCTGATGGTTGGTTTTGAAGGAGGCTGGTTCTTCAAAGATCAGTGGAAACTAAATTTGGGTGGCGGTGTCAGCTTCACGAATAACCCCGGTTATCCGGCTGTTCCCGGCACAATAGACGATTCGAATAAGAATAACTCGGCTGACGAGAATATGGGAGAGATTCCTAATTATCGTGCCGTAGCCGATGCTCAGTCGTTCGCCTATAATGTGTCAGCAGGTGTTGATCGTTATTTCAACATCAAGCGTGTTCCTAACCTGATGTGGTATACAGGTATTCGCGTAGGTTTTGCTTACGGTGAAAATGAAATGAAGTATGATGAAGAGACCTCTATGGGCAAATCTATTGCCGAGAGTTGGAATCTTCGCGGCGCCTTGACTATCGGTGTCGACTACTTTGTTCTTCCTGCACTCTATATCGGTGCGCAGATTGATCCGTTTGCATATACGTACAACAAGACTACGTATAACCCGCAAGCAGGTCTTGGCGATCTGTCGGCAGACAGCCACAACTACAGTGTGCTGGCCGCTCCGACATTTAAGATCGGATTTAAGTTTTGA
- a CDS encoding DUF4082 domain-containing protein: MKKKLMMVAVLLGALSLGACVDNDESASVEAVRNAKAEQLKGLAALANAQAEATKITAEAEAALKNAQAEYQKEMTEEAKQKFAVKIEQIKAKAEQDIAAAKLQAAQDQQALLDLADKRLRELYSQYSIAVGELNQYTGRKLNAVTELTALESGIVDFKTQQEINIARQERYIANYNFQIGLYEKYEKVDKTELEQKAITLRKEYDKVNALVGPKETARYNANKAFEEASYRFNSYYYPEPNSNGENYVKDPIKTVASVKTFEAKRWWNVYAQENKALSANKSIPYYTLNASGVESKKQELANTLKYNKSYLGTPKAGETPAKGLYKDLATAETNLENAKKADPVNQSDVDYWQGEVDQVKANIESAKKLIADNEADVAEFAALIATFSGDDLKAYDKAVEDQKALAEALETALKELNAAQEASSKAEAEWQTAASAANSAFDVDKAIEDLKYSIAGCEQLIITYKTQINSQEDAIASKKAEIETINTQIEAQTAIVNNWKAQIEAAIEAQK; this comes from the coding sequence ATGAAAAAGAAACTCATGATGGTTGCAGTGCTTCTGGGTGCTTTGTCACTGGGTGCTTGCGTAGACAATGACGAATCGGCATCGGTAGAAGCGGTACGTAATGCGAAAGCTGAACAGTTAAAGGGCTTGGCAGCATTGGCAAATGCACAAGCTGAGGCTACAAAAATTACAGCTGAGGCAGAAGCGGCATTGAAAAATGCACAAGCTGAATATCAGAAAGAAATGACTGAAGAAGCTAAACAAAAGTTTGCAGTTAAAATTGAGCAGATCAAGGCTAAAGCCGAGCAAGATATTGCCGCAGCAAAATTGCAAGCTGCCCAAGATCAGCAGGCATTATTGGATCTTGCCGACAAACGATTGAGAGAACTTTATAGCCAATATTCTATTGCTGTAGGTGAGCTTAATCAATATACCGGTAGAAAACTGAATGCAGTCACTGAACTTACTGCTTTGGAGAGTGGTATAGTTGATTTTAAGACTCAGCAAGAAATCAATATTGCCCGTCAAGAGAGATATATAGCAAACTATAATTTCCAGATCGGACTGTATGAAAAGTACGAGAAGGTGGATAAGACGGAGCTGGAACAAAAGGCTATCACATTGCGTAAAGAATACGATAAAGTGAACGCATTGGTAGGACCTAAAGAAACGGCTAGATACAATGCTAACAAAGCTTTTGAAGAAGCTAGCTATAGATTTAATTCTTACTACTATCCGGAACCTAATTCTAATGGTGAAAACTATGTAAAAGATCCTATTAAGACAGTTGCCAGTGTAAAGACTTTTGAAGCTAAACGTTGGTGGAATGTATATGCTCAGGAAAATAAAGCGTTATCAGCTAATAAATCTATTCCATATTATACATTGAATGCTTCAGGTGTTGAAAGTAAAAAGCAGGAACTCGCTAATACATTGAAATATAATAAAAGTTATTTGGGCACTCCTAAGGCAGGGGAAACTCCTGCTAAAGGACTGTATAAAGATTTAGCTACTGCGGAAACTAATTTAGAGAATGCTAAAAAGGCTGATCCGGTAAATCAAAGTGACGTAGATTATTGGCAGGGAGAAGTTGATCAAGTAAAGGCTAATATTGAATCAGCTAAAAAACTAATAGCGGATAATGAAGCAGATGTTGCGGAGTTCGCCGCATTGATCGCTACATTCTCGGGTGACGATTTGAAGGCTTATGATAAAGCGGTTGAGGATCAGAAAGCGCTTGCGGAAGCATTGGAAACAGCTCTTAAAGAATTGAATGCCGCACAAGAAGCTTCTTCCAAGGCTGAAGCTGAATGGCAGACCGCTGCAAGTGCTGCAAACTCTGCTTTCGATGTTGATAAAGCTATTGAAGATTTGAAATATAGTATTGCTGGTTGTGAACAACTGATTATTACTTATAAAACTCAGATCAATAGCCAAGAAGACGCCATTGCCAGCAAGAAAGCTGAGATTGAAACAATCAATACTCAGATTGAAGCTCAGACTGCAATCGTAAATAACTGGAAGGCTCAGATTGAAGCTGCTATCGAAGCACAGAAATAA
- a CDS encoding MFS transporter, with protein MNQKRNQTKVVNVFTVFMVMLILYFIVGLFTVINQQFQIPLQTAMLPHDGNITNALVTMLNFSWFLAYPLSEGFGTRWLEKYGYRKTSYLALLILIAGLAIYEAAVLFHIYTPMQVSIIGNHISVGFFIFLIGSFVIGVAATILQVVLNLYLTVCRIGKTTALQRQMIGGTSNSIGMAIAPLVISYLIFHGTPLHDIVTKQFIIPLIILILIMLIITLLVGKTQMPSIDNVRQAPGEKFDKSVWSFRNLKLGVWGIFFYVGIEVAVGANVNMYASELGGSFASNATHMAALYWGLLLLGRFLGSFIKQVPSEKQLVIASIGAIVLLVLAMLTANPWILTLIGFFHSIMWPAIFTLATDQLGKYTTKASGVLTMGVIGGGIIPLLQGIFADVMGGNWLWTWLLVIAGEAYILYYGLNGYKQH; from the coding sequence ATGAACCAAAAGCGCAATCAAACCAAAGTCGTAAACGTGTTTACCGTATTTATGGTAATGCTGATATTGTATTTTATCGTGGGACTTTTCACCGTCATCAATCAACAATTCCAGATACCGTTACAAACAGCTATGCTGCCCCACGATGGTAATATCACCAATGCATTGGTGACAATGCTGAATTTTTCATGGTTTCTTGCCTATCCCCTATCCGAAGGATTCGGAACACGATGGCTGGAAAAATACGGATACCGAAAAACATCTTATCTTGCCTTACTGATACTTATCGCCGGACTGGCAATCTACGAAGCAGCTGTGCTTTTCCATATATATACGCCCATGCAGGTCTCCATCATCGGAAATCACATTTCTGTCGGCTTTTTCATTTTTCTGATCGGCTCTTTTGTGATCGGTGTAGCCGCAACGATCCTGCAAGTAGTGCTCAATCTATATCTCACAGTTTGCCGGATTGGTAAAACAACAGCCTTGCAGCGACAGATGATCGGCGGAACAAGCAACTCGATAGGTATGGCTATCGCTCCGTTGGTAATCAGTTATCTGATATTTCACGGAACACCTTTGCACGACATCGTGACGAAGCAGTTCATTATCCCACTGATCATATTGATTCTGATCATGCTGATTATTACTCTTTTAGTTGGTAAAACACAAATGCCTTCTATCGACAATGTACGCCAAGCACCGGGAGAAAAATTTGATAAAAGCGTATGGTCCTTTAGAAACCTGAAATTAGGGGTATGGGGTATTTTCTTCTATGTAGGCATCGAGGTGGCCGTCGGAGCTAATGTCAATATGTATGCATCCGAACTCGGAGGATCGTTCGCCTCAAACGCTACCCACATGGCTGCCTTATATTGGGGATTGCTGTTATTGGGACGCTTCTTAGGCTCCTTTATCAAGCAGGTCCCTTCCGAAAAGCAACTGGTGATAGCCTCCATCGGAGCCATCGTACTACTCGTGCTTGCTATGCTGACGGCCAATCCCTGGATATTGACATTGATAGGCTTTTTTCATTCCATCATGTGGCCGGCCATTTTTACATTGGCAACCGACCAACTGGGGAAATATACCACTAAGGCATCCGGAGTGCTGACAATGGGAGTCATCGGCGGAGGTATTATCCCTCTTTTACAAGGAATCTTTGCCGATGTGATGGGTGGCAACTGGCTTTGGACATGGCTGTTGGTCATCGCCGGGGAAGCTTACATTTTGTATTATGGCCTAAATGGATACAAACAACATTAA
- a CDS encoding nitroreductase family protein → MNLEEVLNYRRSVRVFDKTKPLDPEKVKHCLELATLAPNSSNMQLWEFYQVIQPELLAKISKACLDQTATSTASEVVVFVTRQDLYRIRAKFVLDFERGNVRRNSPKERQEKRIKDRELYYGKLMPFLYARFFRILGLLRSVLAKAIGLFRPIVREVSESDMRVVVHKSCALAAQTFMIAMANEGYDTCPLEGFDSKQMKKLLKLPHGAEVNMVIACGIRDGNKGIWGERGRVPFDEVYHRV, encoded by the coding sequence ATGAATTTAGAAGAAGTCTTAAATTATCGTCGTTCCGTGCGGGTGTTTGATAAAACGAAGCCGTTGGACCCTGAGAAAGTGAAACATTGTCTGGAACTGGCAACATTGGCGCCTAACAGTTCAAATATGCAATTGTGGGAGTTTTATCAAGTCATACAGCCGGAATTGCTGGCAAAAATATCCAAAGCCTGCCTTGATCAGACCGCAACTTCAACGGCTTCGGAGGTTGTTGTTTTTGTTACGCGTCAGGATTTATACCGGATCCGGGCAAAGTTCGTGCTTGATTTTGAAAGAGGAAACGTGAGACGAAACAGTCCCAAAGAACGTCAGGAAAAACGTATTAAAGACAGAGAGCTCTATTATGGAAAGCTAATGCCGTTTCTGTATGCCCGCTTCTTTAGGATACTGGGACTCCTGAGATCTGTATTGGCTAAGGCTATCGGCCTTTTCCGCCCCATTGTGCGTGAAGTTTCCGAAAGTGATATGCGTGTTGTCGTCCACAAATCTTGTGCACTGGCTGCCCAGACATTTATGATTGCCATGGCAAACGAAGGATATGATACCTGTCCTTTGGAGGGTTTTGACAGCAAACAAATGAAGAAACTATTGAAGTTGCCTCATGGGGCGGAAGTGAACATGGTGATCGCCTGTGGAATACGGGATGGAAACAAAGGAATCTGGGGTGAACGGGGCAGAGTACCGTTTGATGAAGTTTATCATAGAGTTTAA
- a CDS encoding type 1 glutamine amidotransferase domain-containing protein yields the protein MDALKMLIVVTGTDMYADGNLQTGLWLSELTHIYHCAEEAGYEITVASPKGGNVPVDPESLKPMMLDKLSKDYWDDLEFRRELQHAKSLAEVSGQLFDCVYLAGGHGAMYDFPDDTVLQAIIEKHYESDKAVAAICHGVSGLLNVKLSGGEYLIKDKKITGFSWFEESLAGRKKEVPFDLEAALEKRGADYEKALIPMTSKVVVDCNLITGQNPFSSKEMAEVVMRQLSREK from the coding sequence ATGGATGCTTTAAAGATGCTGATTGTTGTAACCGGAACCGATATGTATGCCGATGGTAACCTGCAAACAGGGTTATGGCTCAGTGAGTTGACCCATATCTATCATTGTGCCGAAGAGGCAGGGTATGAAATAACCGTCGCAAGCCCCAAGGGCGGCAATGTTCCTGTTGATCCGGAGAGTCTAAAACCGATGATGTTGGACAAACTTTCTAAGGATTATTGGGATGATCTTGAATTCAGGCGTGAATTGCAGCATGCAAAAAGTTTAGCCGAAGTTTCCGGACAGCTATTTGACTGTGTTTATTTGGCAGGTGGTCATGGTGCGATGTATGATTTTCCTGACGATACTGTATTGCAGGCGATTATTGAAAAGCATTATGAGAGTGATAAAGCAGTAGCGGCCATCTGTCATGGTGTAAGCGGGCTTTTGAATGTTAAACTGTCCGGAGGAGAGTATCTTATCAAAGATAAAAAGATCACAGGCTTTTCTTGGTTTGAAGAAAGTTTGGCCGGGAGAAAAAAGGAAGTACCTTTCGACCTTGAGGCTGCACTCGAAAAGAGAGGAGCCGACTACGAGAAGGCATTGATTCCGATGACCTCGAAAGTAGTGGTGGACTGTAACCTGATAACGGGACAAAACCCGTTCAGTTCAAAAGAAATGGCAGAAGTTGTAATGCGGCAATTGAGTCGCGAAAAGTAA
- a CDS encoding patatin-like phospholipase family protein encodes MTIDNQTGLVLEGGGMRGVFTCGVLDYLMDHDIRFPYTIGVSAGACNGLSYMSRQRGRAKYSNIDLLEKYHYIGLKHLLKKRNILDFDLLFTEFPEHILPYDYQAYFDSPERYVMVTTNCLTGEADYFEEKKDKNRVIDIVRASSSLPFVCPIAYVDGIPMLDGGIVDSIPLQRAIHDGYRNNVVVLTRNRGYRKENKDIRIPPFVYRKYPKMREALSRRCAAYNAQLEMVERMEEEGDILVIRPQKPVVVDRIERDIQKLTDLYEEGYECAKRQFEVL; translated from the coding sequence ATGACAATTGATAATCAAACCGGTCTGGTACTCGAAGGAGGAGGTATGCGCGGCGTATTTACCTGTGGGGTACTGGACTATCTGATGGACCATGATATTCGTTTTCCCTATACAATCGGGGTCTCTGCGGGAGCTTGCAACGGGCTTTCGTATATGTCTCGCCAGCGTGGACGGGCCAAGTACAGTAACATCGACTTGTTAGAGAAGTACCATTATATCGGATTGAAGCATTTGCTCAAGAAACGGAATATCCTGGACTTCGATCTTCTCTTTACGGAATTTCCCGAACATATTCTTCCTTACGATTATCAGGCATACTTTGATTCGCCCGAACGATATGTGATGGTGACTACCAATTGCCTGACCGGGGAAGCCGATTACTTTGAGGAAAAAAAGGATAAGAACCGTGTAATCGACATCGTCCGTGCTTCCAGCAGCCTTCCTTTCGTTTGTCCCATAGCTTATGTAGACGGCATCCCTATGCTGGATGGCGGTATTGTAGATTCAATTCCTTTGCAACGTGCCATACACGACGGATATCGGAATAATGTAGTTGTCCTCACCCGGAATCGTGGTTATCGGAAAGAGAACAAAGACATCCGTATTCCTCCTTTTGTCTATCGTAAATACCCCAAGATGCGGGAAGCGTTAAGTCGGCGTTGTGCTGCGTACAATGCACAGTTAGAGATGGTAGAGCGTATGGAAGAGGAGGGGGACATCCTTGTCATCCGTCCTCAGAAGCCTGTTGTGGTGGACCGCATTGAACGTGATATTCAAAAACTGACCGATCTCTATGAGGAAGGATACGAATGTGCGAAGCGGCAGTTTGAAGTTCTCTGA
- a CDS encoding cation:proton antiporter codes for MQRAKKNYLIYAVMLLLFGALIYMAIEEGDRFSHHAVASSTVAEDTPFTMFCQFVTDNLHHPLSILLIQIIAVLLMVRLFGFLFKHIGQPGVIGEIVAGIVLGPSVLGYFFPDVFQALFPPESLTNLELLSQVGLVLFMFVIGMELDFSVLKNKINETLVISHAGILVPFFLGIVASYWIYEEYAAAQTAFLPFALFIGISMSITAFPVLARIIQERNMTKTSLGTLAIASAANDDVTAWCLLAVVIAIAKAGTFASALYAIGLTALYIIIMFMVVRPFLKKVGEVYANQEVINKTFVALILLILIISSTLTEIIGIHALFGAFMAGVVMPPSIGFRKVMMEKVEDIALVFFLPLFFAFTGLRTEIGLINSPALWGVCLLLITVAVAGKLGGCAVAARLVGESWKDSFTIGTLMNTRGLMELVALNIGYEMGVLPPSIFVILVIMALVTTFMTTPLLHLVERIFARREERLSAKLKLVFCFGRPESGRSLLSIFFLLFGKKMKAAQVVAAHFTVGTDLNPLNAEQYARDSFSLVDEKASELGLSVENRYRVTDKLVQDMIRLARKERPDMFLLGAGSKYRPDTAGSNGVLWLSLFRDKIDDVMEQVKCPVAVFVNRGYSGSSPVSFVLGGVIDAFLLTYLESMLEGGAQVHLFLFDTDDEAFRQSTDPILAKYSSQIRTQPFSGAANLTSAAKDGLLVMSHLSYTKLSEEEEVFRDLPSLLVIRRPKKG; via the coding sequence ATGCAGAGAGCCAAAAAGAATTATCTTATTTATGCGGTTATGTTGCTCCTTTTCGGGGCGCTTATTTACATGGCTATCGAGGAGGGAGATCGTTTTTCACACCATGCGGTAGCATCGTCAACTGTCGCAGAAGACACTCCTTTCACTATGTTTTGTCAGTTTGTCACCGACAACTTACATCATCCCTTGAGTATATTGCTGATACAGATCATTGCTGTCCTGCTGATGGTAAGGCTTTTCGGCTTTCTGTTCAAGCATATCGGGCAGCCCGGGGTGATTGGTGAGATTGTGGCGGGTATTGTGTTGGGGCCTTCTGTGTTAGGCTATTTTTTCCCGGATGTGTTTCAAGCCCTTTTCCCTCCCGAATCTCTTACCAATCTGGAGTTGCTGAGCCAGGTCGGACTGGTTCTTTTCATGTTCGTAATCGGGATGGAACTAGACTTTAGCGTACTCAAAAACAAGATAAACGAAACATTGGTCATCAGCCATGCGGGTATATTGGTTCCGTTCTTCCTCGGCATCGTGGCATCCTACTGGATTTATGAAGAGTATGCGGCTGCCCAGACCGCCTTTCTGCCGTTTGCCCTCTTCATCGGTATCTCAATGAGTATAACCGCTTTTCCGGTGTTGGCACGCATCATTCAGGAACGGAATATGACAAAGACTTCTTTGGGAACTTTGGCCATTGCTTCGGCTGCCAATGATGACGTCACTGCCTGGTGTCTGCTGGCTGTAGTCATCGCCATAGCCAAGGCGGGAACGTTTGCCAGTGCCCTTTACGCCATCGGGCTGACGGCTCTTTATATCATTATCATGTTTATGGTGGTACGTCCTTTCCTCAAGAAAGTGGGAGAGGTGTATGCCAATCAGGAGGTGATTAACAAAACATTTGTGGCGCTGATTCTGCTGATTCTCATCATTTCTTCCACGCTTACCGAGATTATCGGTATTCATGCCCTGTTCGGTGCTTTCATGGCAGGAGTGGTGATGCCGCCCAGCATCGGATTCCGCAAGGTGATGATGGAAAAAGTAGAAGATATTGCCCTTGTCTTTTTCCTTCCTCTTTTCTTTGCCTTTACAGGATTGCGTACCGAGATCGGATTGATCAACAGTCCGGCGCTTTGGGGTGTCTGCCTGCTGCTGATTACGGTTGCCGTAGCAGGAAAACTGGGAGGATGTGCTGTTGCCGCGCGTTTGGTAGGTGAGTCCTGGAAAGACAGTTTTACTATCGGTACGCTGATGAATACACGGGGACTGATGGAACTGGTGGCACTGAATATCGGATACGAAATGGGAGTACTTCCGCCTTCTATCTTTGTAATCCTCGTCATTATGGCATTGGTAACTACTTTTATGACGACTCCGTTGTTACACCTTGTCGAGCGGATTTTTGCCCGTCGTGAAGAACGCTTGTCGGCCAAGCTGAAGCTGGTCTTCTGTTTTGGCAGGCCGGAGTCGGGACGCAGCCTGCTTTCCATCTTTTTCTTATTGTTCGGAAAGAAGATGAAAGCTGCCCAGGTCGTTGCTGCCCATTTTACAGTGGGTACGGATCTGAACCCCCTGAATGCAGAACAGTATGCCCGAGATAGTTTTTCCCTCGTGGACGAAAAAGCTTCCGAATTGGGACTTAGCGTTGAGAATCGTTACCGGGTAACCGATAAATTGGTACAGGATATGATCCGGTTGGCACGAAAAGAGCGTCCCGATATGTTTCTGTTGGGAGCCGGTAGCAAGTACAGGCCGGATACTGCGGGAAGCAATGGGGTGCTGTGGCTCTCTCTGTTTCGCGATAAGATAGACGATGTAATGGAGCAGGTGAAATGTCCGGTTGCTGTTTTTGTCAATCGTGGCTATAGCGGCAGCTCCCCCGTCTCTTTCGTACTGGGGGGAGTGATTGATGCTTTTTTGTTGACTTATCTTGAAAGTATGTTGGAAGGGGGAGCACAGGTTCATCTCTTCCTTTTTGATACGGATGATGAAGCTTTCCGGCAATCGACCGATCCGATCTTGGCAAAATATTCGTCTCAGATCCGGACGCAGCCTTTTAGTGGTGCTGCCAATCTGACTTCGGCAGCGAAGGATGGCTTGCTTGTGATGAGTCACTTATCTTATACGAAGCTGTCCGAAGAAGAAGAGGTGTTCCGCGATTTGCCTTCACTGTTGGTCATCCGGAGGCCTAAGAAGGGTTGA